In the Oncorhynchus nerka isolate Pitt River linkage group LG2, Oner_Uvic_2.0, whole genome shotgun sequence genome, one interval contains:
- the snrpe gene encoding small nuclear ribonucleoprotein E, which produces MAYRGQGQKVQKVMVQPINLIFRYLQNRSRIQVWLYEQVNMRIEGCIIGFDEYMNLVLDDAEEVHMKTKNRKPLGRIMLKGDNITLLQSVAT; this is translated from the exons ATGGCGTACAGAGGACAAGGACAGAAAGTCCAGAAGGTTATGGTGCAGCCTATT AACCTTATTTTCAGGTATCTACAGAAC CGCTCTCGTATCCAAGTGTGGCTGTATGAACAGGTGAACATGCGGATAGAAGGCTGCATCATC ggctttGATGAATACATGAACCTGGTTCTGGATGATGCTGAGGAGGTTCACATGAAGACCAAGAACAGGAAGCCCTTGG gGAGGATCATGCTGAAAGGAGATAACATCACCCTGCTACAGAGTGTAGCCACCTAA